The Pecten maximus unplaced genomic scaffold, xPecMax1.1, whole genome shotgun sequence genome has a window encoding:
- the LOC117319719 gene encoding uncharacterized protein LOC117319719, producing the protein MGETDSRCSHMYRRIMQDQWYRQNVLKSMAVYGIFAVIGGIKGQIGPAFLDLQSISGVGLDEGSWIVTSLYIGYTLGALANGFLYHRCNSDLLFAVSALCLAAIVVAIPWCTVYSLMVACHASMGLVVGLIDA; encoded by the exons ATGGGTGAGACAGACAGTCGATGTAGCCACATGTACAGGAGAATAATGCAGGATCAATGGTACCGGCAAAATGTCCTCAAATCAATGGCTGTCTACGGTATTTTTGCTGTGATT GGAGGTATCAAAGGTCAGATAGGCCCAGCATTCCTCGATCTTCAGAGTATATCAGGAGTCGGTTTGGACGAAGGGTCATGGATTGTTACAAGTCTATACATAGGCTACACACTTGGAGCACTGGCCAACGGCTTTCTTTATCATCGATGTAATAGTGACCTCCTGTTCGCGGTCAGTGCACTGTGTTTGGCGGCCATTGTAGTCGCTATCCCATGGTGTACTGTGTACAGCCTTATGGTCGCCTGCCATGCCAGTATGGGCCTAGTTGTTGGACTCATAGATGCAG